One stretch of Streptomyces hygroscopicus DNA includes these proteins:
- a CDS encoding ferric reductase, with translation MTTLLNSRAGRRQAMRRIQPRRSPAVPLILLSWAGAAAVLSLWWQNTPNVEGTAQWLTHAGRLSGLLGGYVLALVVLQMARVPALERRVGSDRVARWHAMSGRYALCLIVAHVGLIIAGYAEQAGTGFVDQSVTVVTDYPDMIKATVGTAILVVIGLISAGMVRRRMPYEVWYYLHLLTYAAVFLTFWHQLATGAEFVGNKTAETAWYALYGTVTALAVWYRLLVPLRLNLRHRMRVEAVVPEAPGVVSVLIKGRKLHRIGAQAGQFFRWRFLAPGMRWGSHPYSLSAPPRPELLRITVKAVGGHSTGLASLRPGTRVWAEGPYGAMTAARRSRGKVLMIAGGAGITPIRALFETLPGKGSDLTLLYRARSVGDLALWSELKQIATERGARLLYAVNGPDGARPEITAERLGHLLPDIEDHDVYLCGPPGLAEHAYGALREAGVPDRRIHHESFEL, from the coding sequence GTGACGACGCTACTGAACAGCCGGGCCGGGCGGCGGCAGGCCATGCGCCGCATCCAGCCTCGCCGTTCGCCAGCCGTGCCGTTGATCCTGCTCAGCTGGGCGGGCGCGGCGGCGGTGCTGTCGCTGTGGTGGCAGAACACTCCGAACGTCGAGGGCACCGCGCAGTGGCTGACCCACGCCGGGCGGCTCAGTGGGCTGCTCGGCGGCTATGTCCTGGCCCTCGTCGTCCTGCAGATGGCGCGCGTTCCGGCGCTGGAGCGGCGGGTGGGATCGGACCGGGTGGCGCGGTGGCACGCGATGAGCGGGCGGTACGCGCTGTGCCTGATCGTGGCGCATGTCGGGCTGATCATCGCCGGATACGCCGAGCAGGCCGGCACCGGCTTCGTCGACCAGTCCGTGACCGTGGTCACGGACTACCCGGACATGATCAAGGCGACGGTCGGCACCGCGATCCTGGTGGTGATCGGCCTGATCTCGGCCGGGATGGTGCGCCGCCGGATGCCGTACGAGGTCTGGTACTACCTGCATCTGCTCACCTACGCCGCGGTCTTCCTGACGTTCTGGCACCAGCTCGCCACCGGCGCGGAGTTCGTCGGGAACAAGACCGCGGAGACCGCCTGGTACGCGCTGTACGGCACGGTCACCGCGCTGGCGGTCTGGTACCGGCTGCTGGTGCCGCTGCGGCTGAATCTGCGGCACCGGATGCGGGTGGAGGCCGTCGTGCCCGAGGCACCCGGGGTGGTGTCGGTGCTGATCAAGGGGCGCAAGCTGCACCGGATCGGGGCGCAGGCCGGGCAGTTCTTCCGGTGGCGGTTCCTGGCTCCGGGCATGCGCTGGGGCTCCCATCCGTACTCGCTCTCCGCGCCGCCCCGGCCGGAGCTGCTGCGGATCACGGTGAAGGCGGTGGGCGGCCACAGCACCGGGCTGGCCTCGCTGCGGCCGGGGACGCGGGTGTGGGCGGAGGGGCCGTACGGCGCGATGACCGCGGCGCGGCGCAGCCGCGGCAAGGTGCTGATGATCGCGGGCGGGGCCGGGATCACCCCGATCCGGGCGCTGTTCGAGACGCTGCCGGGCAAGGGCAGCGACCTCACTCTGCTGTACCGGGCCCGCAGCGTCGGGGATCTGGCGCTGTGGAGCGAGCTGAAGCAGATCGCGACCGAGCGCGGGGCCCGGCTGCTGTACGCCGTGAACGGCCCGGACGGCGCCCGGCCGGAGATCACCGCGGAGCGGCTGGGCCATCTGCTCCCCGATATCGAGGACCACGACGTGTATCTGTGCGGCCCACCGGGCCTGGCCGAGCACGCGTACGGCGCGCTGCGTGAGGCGGGCGTTCCGGATCGCCGGATCCACCACGAATCCTTCGAGCTGTGA
- a CDS encoding FMN-binding protein, translated as MKRKHPLRRIVLGTAATVSGVVLLLALKQPGSGGGEAVAQNQPGQAPPVAATAQPGGGGAGAGAGAGAGAGGARTVTGDVAQTQYGPVQVSLTVSGGKITAAQAVKTPNSGPQSDQIAKDSIPKLNQQAVAAAKVDTVSGATYTSEGYAKSLQSALDKAGAQ; from the coding sequence ATGAAGAGGAAGCATCCGCTGCGCCGCATCGTCCTGGGCACGGCCGCCACCGTCTCCGGTGTGGTGCTGCTGCTCGCACTGAAGCAGCCGGGTTCGGGGGGCGGTGAGGCCGTCGCCCAGAACCAGCCGGGGCAGGCGCCCCCGGTCGCGGCCACGGCACAGCCGGGCGGGGGCGGCGCGGGGGCCGGGGCGGGGGCCGGGGCGGGTGCGGGCGGCGCCCGTACCGTCACCGGCGACGTCGCGCAGACCCAGTACGGCCCGGTCCAGGTGAGCCTCACCGTCAGCGGCGGGAAGATCACCGCCGCGCAGGCGGTCAAGACGCCGAACTCCGGTCCGCAGAGCGACCAGATCGCCAAGGACTCCATCCCGAAGCTCAATCAGCAGGCGGTGGCCGCGGCGAAGGTGGACACGGTCTCCGGTGCCACCTACACGAGCGAGGGCTATGCCAAGTCCTTGCAGAGCGCTCTCGACAAGGCAGGTGCCCAGTGA
- a CDS encoding thiamine biosynthesis protein: MTYQSYEPGPLRHVEHVMGTVFSFDVREVAATDRPRVQAALDGAVVGLHRVDELFSTYRQDSQISRLGRGELTLSRCDPEVRDVLRMCEDAEHRSGGWFSARYAGGQPDPTGLVKGWAVERAARMLVSSGAGSVCVNGGGDVQVHGGPWRVGIADPLRRGELAAVVEAHGELAVATSGPAERGCHILDPRTGLPPAQGLASVTVIATSLADADAWATAACAMGADRARPWLGRLPDAEAFVITADGATWHTSGFARYTAGLCV, from the coding sequence GTGACGTACCAGAGCTACGAACCCGGGCCGCTGCGCCATGTCGAGCACGTCATGGGCACGGTCTTCTCCTTCGACGTACGCGAGGTCGCGGCCACCGACCGGCCCCGGGTGCAGGCCGCGCTGGACGGGGCCGTGGTGGGGCTGCACCGGGTGGACGAGCTGTTCTCCACCTATCGCCAGGACAGCCAGATCAGCCGGCTGGGGCGCGGTGAGCTGACGCTGTCGCGGTGCGACCCGGAGGTCCGGGACGTGCTGCGGATGTGCGAGGACGCCGAGCACCGCAGCGGCGGCTGGTTCAGCGCCCGCTACGCCGGTGGCCAGCCCGACCCGACGGGCCTGGTCAAGGGCTGGGCCGTGGAACGCGCCGCCCGGATGCTGGTCTCCTCGGGCGCCGGGTCGGTGTGTGTGAACGGCGGCGGCGACGTCCAGGTCCACGGCGGCCCGTGGCGCGTGGGCATCGCCGATCCGCTGCGCCGGGGCGAGCTGGCGGCGGTCGTGGAGGCACACGGCGAACTGGCCGTGGCCACCTCCGGCCCGGCCGAGCGGGGCTGCCACATCCTGGACCCGCGCACCGGACTCCCCCCGGCACAGGGCCTGGCCTCGGTCACCGTGATCGCCACCAGCCTGGCCGACGCGGATGCCTGGGCCACGGCCGCCTGCGCCATGGGCGCCGACCGCGCCCGCCCCTGGCTGGGACGGCTCCCCGACGCCGAGGCATTCGTCATCACCGCCGACGGCGCCACCTGGCACACCAGCGGCTTCGCCCGCTATACGGCGGGGCTGTGCGTATAG
- a CDS encoding pyridoxamine 5'-phosphate oxidase, whose protein sequence is MEASPRRPPPRIMRHMGKVYERIDGRLRTFIEEQKIFFTATAPLDGDGTVNLSPKGLAGSFAVLDELTVGYLDFAGSNAETIAHLRENGRITLMWCAFTGPPNIVRVHGRGEPVFRDDPRFGALLKHFPGIDVDAHGLRAVIVVTAELIRDTCGFAVPFMDYREERTLHGDRFRREDDASLDRYFHKKEHIASSIDGLPGLPLPLPPLGSP, encoded by the coding sequence ATGGAAGCATCGCCCCGGCGGCCACCCCCGAGGATAATGCGCCACATGGGAAAGGTGTACGAACGCATCGACGGCAGACTCCGCACCTTCATCGAAGAGCAGAAGATCTTCTTCACCGCGACCGCCCCGCTGGACGGGGACGGCACGGTGAACCTCTCTCCGAAGGGGCTGGCCGGCTCCTTCGCCGTACTCGACGAACTGACCGTGGGCTACCTGGACTTCGCGGGGAGCAACGCGGAGACCATCGCCCATCTGCGGGAGAACGGCAGGATCACCCTGATGTGGTGCGCCTTCACCGGCCCGCCGAATATCGTCCGGGTGCATGGCCGGGGCGAGCCGGTGTTCCGTGACGATCCGCGGTTCGGCGCGCTGCTGAAGCACTTCCCGGGCATCGACGTGGACGCCCACGGGCTGCGGGCGGTGATCGTGGTGACGGCCGAGCTGATCCGGGACACCTGCGGCTTCGCGGTCCCCTTCATGGACTATCGCGAGGAGCGCACGCTGCACGGCGACCGCTTCCGGAGGGAGGACGACGCGTCGCTGGACCGCTACTTCCACAAGAAGGAGCACATCGCCAGCAGCATCGACGGTCTGCCGGGGCTTCCGCTGCCGCTGCCGCCTCTCGGCTCCCCCTAG
- a CDS encoding Na+-dependent transporter, whose product MRKVPPEAFDHAVRSESKSSAADPSTTAAQPPSPSPESTSTDRAARRAVTVFPILVLAAGAAGLSTPGTFSGWAPNVPYLLGVIMFCMGLTMTPQDFSGVVKRPWAVALGLVAHYVIMPGLGWLIANALGLSPQLAAGVILVGCAPSGTASNVVTYLARGDVALSVSVATVSTVLAPLVTPPLTLLLAGEFLPVDAGSMVTDILKTVLLPVVGGLVVRLVAGRFVHRVLGLLPWLSAVTIGVIVAVVVAASADAIKSAAALVLLAVVLHNGLGLALGYGAGKVARLGPPASRAMAFEVGMQNSGLAASLAAAHFSPLAALPAAVFSVWHNVSGALVAAWMSYRARRATAG is encoded by the coding sequence TTGCGGAAGGTGCCTCCGGAAGCGTTCGATCACGCGGTGCGATCCGAATCGAAGAGCTCCGCTGCCGACCCCTCGACGACGGCGGCGCAGCCGCCCTCGCCGTCGCCGGAGTCCACCTCCACCGACCGGGCGGCCCGGCGGGCCGTCACCGTCTTCCCCATCCTGGTCCTCGCCGCCGGGGCGGCGGGCCTCAGCACACCCGGCACCTTCAGCGGCTGGGCGCCGAACGTGCCCTATCTGCTCGGCGTGATCATGTTCTGTATGGGGCTGACCATGACCCCGCAGGACTTCTCCGGTGTGGTCAAGCGGCCGTGGGCGGTGGCCCTCGGGCTGGTCGCGCACTATGTGATCATGCCGGGGCTGGGGTGGCTGATCGCCAACGCCCTCGGTCTCTCCCCGCAGTTGGCGGCCGGAGTCATCCTGGTCGGCTGTGCGCCGAGCGGAACGGCCTCGAATGTGGTGACCTATCTGGCGCGCGGCGATGTGGCCCTGTCGGTCTCGGTCGCCACCGTCTCCACGGTGCTCGCGCCCCTGGTCACCCCGCCGCTGACGCTGCTGCTGGCCGGGGAGTTCCTGCCGGTGGACGCGGGGTCGATGGTCACCGACATCCTCAAGACCGTGCTGCTGCCGGTGGTCGGGGGGCTGGTCGTACGGCTGGTCGCCGGGCGGTTCGTCCACCGGGTGCTGGGGCTGCTGCCCTGGCTGTCGGCCGTCACGATCGGCGTGATCGTCGCGGTCGTGGTGGCGGCCAGCGCCGACGCCATCAAGTCGGCGGCGGCGCTGGTGCTGCTCGCCGTGGTGCTCCACAACGGGCTCGGCCTGGCACTGGGATACGGGGCCGGCAAGGTGGCCCGGCTGGGCCCGCCCGCCAGCCGCGCCATGGCCTTCGAGGTCGGCATGCAGAACTCCGGGCTCGCCGCCTCCCTGGCCGCCGCCCACTTCAGCCCGCTGGCCGCCCTCCCGGCCGCCGTGTTCTCCGTCTGGCACAACGTCTCGGGCGCGCTGGTCGCGGCCTGGATGTCGTACCGGGCGCGCAGGGCGACCGCCGGCTGA
- a CDS encoding adenine deaminase: MPIPSHCDLLIRGAGVVSVHTGEIVPADVVVSGDLIRAVTAPGVRIEAGRVLDADGLLLAPGYIDAHMHIESSLLTPAEFARITVRRGTTTVLADPHEIVNVAGREAMAWMIEQGRSPSQTMLWAVPSCVPALEGFETAGSRLTAEDIAEMLGWEGVTTLGEVMDYRAVVAGSPRMRAIVDAARRKGVRLDGHCPGLSGDDLGEYLWAGIDSDHTKNTPEVAVEKARLGMLLMLQEKCLTPELVGRLHELPVLPDFCLVTDDLAADAILERGHLDHIARVALDAGLGPLTVLRALTLHPARRLGLDDRGVVAPGKRADLVLLRALEDPTPVTVVCGGRVVEDSGAPAAPAANPFADSVRLAPLDEDDCRWRVDLPDGEHTFRALRVNPVDTYTEPAEIALPVRDGIVEWEGRTALLAVYERHHGSGRRAMAPVVGFDLAEGAVATTYAHDSHNLTVIATDTSALRHAANRVIGSQGGICVAVTGRPAVHLPLPVGGVMSAAPAPEVADGAGAVREALHAWGWRHRNAFMSVSTLTLPVSPQVKLTDMGLVRVVDRAWEPAVI; encoded by the coding sequence ATGCCGATACCCAGCCACTGCGACCTCCTCATCCGTGGTGCCGGCGTCGTCTCGGTGCACACCGGCGAGATCGTCCCGGCGGACGTGGTGGTGAGCGGCGACCTCATCCGCGCCGTCACCGCGCCCGGTGTACGGATCGAGGCCGGCCGTGTCCTGGACGCCGACGGGCTGCTCCTCGCACCCGGATACATCGACGCGCATATGCACATCGAGAGCTCGCTGCTCACGCCCGCCGAGTTCGCCCGGATCACCGTGCGGCGCGGTACGACGACGGTGCTCGCCGACCCGCACGAGATCGTCAATGTGGCGGGGCGCGAGGCCATGGCGTGGATGATCGAGCAGGGCCGTTCCCCCTCACAGACCATGCTGTGGGCCGTGCCCTCCTGTGTGCCCGCGCTCGAAGGCTTCGAGACCGCGGGATCCCGGCTGACCGCCGAGGACATCGCCGAGATGCTCGGCTGGGAAGGGGTGACCACCCTCGGAGAGGTCATGGACTACCGCGCCGTGGTCGCGGGCTCCCCGCGCATGCGGGCCATCGTCGACGCCGCCCGGCGTAAGGGCGTCCGCCTCGACGGCCACTGCCCGGGCCTCTCCGGCGACGACCTGGGCGAGTATCTGTGGGCCGGGATCGACTCCGACCACACCAAGAACACTCCCGAGGTGGCCGTCGAGAAGGCCCGGCTGGGGATGCTGCTCATGCTCCAGGAGAAGTGCCTGACCCCCGAGCTCGTCGGGCGCCTCCACGAGCTCCCCGTCCTGCCCGACTTCTGCCTGGTCACCGACGACCTGGCGGCCGATGCGATCCTCGAGCGCGGGCACCTGGACCACATCGCGCGGGTCGCGCTGGACGCCGGGCTGGGCCCGCTGACCGTCCTGCGCGCCCTCACCCTGCACCCGGCACGGCGCCTCGGCCTCGACGACCGGGGAGTGGTGGCCCCGGGCAAGCGCGCCGACCTCGTCCTGCTGCGCGCCCTGGAGGACCCGACGCCGGTGACCGTCGTCTGCGGCGGGCGGGTGGTCGAGGACTCCGGCGCCCCGGCGGCTCCGGCGGCCAACCCCTTCGCAGACTCGGTCCGCCTCGCGCCCCTCGACGAGGACGACTGCCGCTGGCGGGTCGACCTCCCCGACGGTGAGCACACCTTCCGGGCGCTCCGGGTGAACCCCGTCGACACCTACACCGAACCGGCCGAGATCGCTCTGCCCGTGCGGGACGGCATCGTGGAGTGGGAGGGCCGCACGGCCCTGCTCGCCGTGTACGAGCGCCATCACGGCAGCGGCCGCCGGGCCATGGCGCCCGTGGTCGGCTTCGACCTGGCCGAGGGCGCCGTCGCCACCACCTACGCGCACGACAGCCACAACCTCACCGTCATCGCCACCGACACCTCCGCGCTGCGTCACGCGGCCAATCGCGTCATCGGCTCACAAGGCGGCATCTGTGTGGCCGTCACCGGCCGTCCGGCCGTCCATCTCCCGCTGCCGGTGGGCGGCGTGATGTCCGCGGCCCCCGCTCCCGAGGTCGCCGATGGCGCGGGGGCCGTACGGGAGGCGCTGCACGCGTGGGGCTGGCGCCACCGCAACGCCTTCATGAGCGTCTCGACGCTGACCCTGCCGGTGTCGCCGCAGGTCAAGCTCACCGACATGGGCCTGGTACGGGTGGTCGACCGGGCCTGGGAGCCGGCCGTCATATGA
- a CDS encoding nucleoside hydrolase — MSEAPSRVIIDCDPGIDDAIALMLAYASPELDIAGVCTVAGNVGLDQVVDNALRLCDLIGGPAADTPVLRGYAGPLARVPRHPDEPVHGAYGLGGVELPAAGRAAQPGHAVDWTADQIRDRPGEITLIATAPLTNVAALLHAHPDTRTRLKEIVVMGGAAFAPGNTTPAAEFNFHADPEAARYVTEAGVPLRIVGLDVTRRALTPLADAQALIADGAPVTAAAGHMLSHLIERYASRHLVRACAVHDALAVAAVVRPELLEWTPAWVTVECAGEFTRGALVADVHGRTGRPANAKVATGVDADAFRAFLMSRLRGRYGAAGAASSH; from the coding sequence ATGAGCGAGGCCCCCTCACGGGTCATCATCGACTGCGACCCGGGCATCGACGACGCGATCGCGCTCATGCTGGCGTACGCGTCGCCGGAGCTCGACATCGCGGGCGTGTGCACCGTCGCGGGCAACGTCGGACTCGATCAGGTCGTCGACAACGCCCTGCGGCTGTGCGACCTGATCGGCGGCCCGGCGGCGGACACCCCGGTGCTCCGCGGATACGCCGGGCCGCTGGCCCGGGTGCCGCGCCACCCCGATGAACCGGTGCACGGCGCGTACGGCCTGGGAGGCGTGGAACTGCCCGCGGCCGGCCGGGCCGCCCAGCCGGGCCATGCCGTGGACTGGACGGCCGACCAGATACGCGACCGCCCCGGTGAGATCACCCTGATCGCGACCGCGCCGCTCACCAATGTCGCCGCGCTGCTGCACGCCCACCCCGACACCCGGACGCGGCTCAAGGAGATCGTCGTCATGGGCGGAGCCGCGTTCGCCCCGGGGAACACCACGCCCGCCGCCGAGTTCAACTTCCACGCCGACCCCGAGGCCGCCCGGTATGTCACCGAGGCCGGTGTGCCGCTGCGCATCGTCGGGCTGGATGTGACCCGCCGGGCCCTGACGCCGCTCGCCGACGCCCAGGCGCTCATCGCCGACGGCGCCCCGGTGACCGCCGCGGCCGGGCACATGCTGAGCCACCTCATCGAGCGGTACGCGAGCCGCCACCTGGTGCGCGCCTGCGCCGTGCACGACGCGCTCGCCGTCGCCGCCGTCGTCCGACCGGAACTCCTGGAGTGGACACCGGCATGGGTGACCGTCGAGTGCGCGGGCGAGTTCACCCGCGGTGCCCTGGTCGCCGACGTCCACGGGCGCACCGGGCGGCCGGCCAACGCGAAGGTCGCGACGGGCGTCGACGCGGACGCGTTCCGAGCCTTCCTGATGTCCCGGCTGCGCGGCCGCTACGGTGCGGCCGGCGCCGCGTCGTCCCACTGA
- a CDS encoding ABC transporter yields the protein MTTPVVQLQAITREFSGSVAVDAIDLTVERGQFTALLGPSGCGKTTTLRMIAGFLPPSGGTILLDGKDATHLPPERRNIGMVFQSYALFPHLTVEKNVAFGLRMRGVPAAGIRTRVGEALELVGLAHLARRKPKELSGGQQQRVALARAVAIRPSVLLLDEPLSNLDARLRIQMRQELLRVQRETGLTTILVTHDQEEALELADSMVILDRGRIVQQGHPREVFRAPATRFVAQFLGYENFLDLPGRGRVTIRPEHIEILAPAQKPPAGGEVVDATVTAVRFRGTDFAVTVTVGDRTLQAVSTDEALRPGASIRLHLPLARAVPLPGDDADARLEPPEQQECPA from the coding sequence ATGACGACGCCTGTGGTCCAGCTCCAGGCCATCACCCGGGAGTTTTCGGGGTCGGTGGCCGTGGATGCCATCGATCTGACCGTGGAGCGCGGACAGTTCACCGCCCTCCTCGGCCCGAGCGGCTGCGGCAAGACGACGACGCTGCGGATGATCGCGGGATTTCTGCCCCCCAGCGGCGGCACGATCCTGCTCGACGGCAAGGACGCCACCCACCTGCCGCCCGAGCGCCGCAACATCGGCATGGTCTTCCAGTCGTACGCCCTCTTCCCGCATCTGACCGTGGAGAAGAACGTCGCGTTCGGGCTGCGGATGCGGGGGGTGCCCGCCGCCGGGATCCGCACCCGGGTGGGCGAGGCGCTGGAGCTGGTCGGGCTCGCTCATCTCGCACGGCGCAAGCCCAAGGAGCTCTCCGGCGGCCAGCAGCAGCGGGTCGCGCTGGCCCGCGCCGTGGCCATCCGGCCCTCGGTGCTGCTGCTCGACGAGCCGCTGTCCAACCTGGACGCGCGGCTGCGGATCCAGATGCGGCAGGAGCTGCTGCGCGTCCAGCGCGAGACCGGGCTGACCACCATCCTGGTGACCCACGACCAGGAGGAGGCGCTCGAACTCGCCGACTCCATGGTGATCCTCGACCGCGGCCGGATCGTGCAGCAGGGCCATCCGCGCGAGGTGTTCCGGGCGCCCGCGACCCGCTTCGTCGCTCAGTTCCTGGGCTACGAGAACTTCCTCGACCTGCCCGGACGGGGCCGGGTCACCATCCGGCCCGAGCACATCGAGATCCTCGCTCCCGCCCAGAAGCCGCCCGCCGGCGGCGAGGTGGTCGACGCGACCGTCACCGCGGTCCGGTTCCGCGGTACGGACTTCGCGGTCACCGTCACCGTCGGCGACCGCACCCTCCAGGCCGTCAGCACCGACGAGGCCCTGCGCCCCGGCGCGTCGATACGGCTCCATCTGCCCCTGGCGCGGGCCGTCCCCCTGCCCGGCGACGACGCTGACGCCCGGCTCGAACCCCCCGAACAGCAGGAGTGCCCCGCATGA
- a CDS encoding ABC transporter permease, which produces MRGRPVLTALSALAMVFLLGPILLVVAIAFSSGDTVEFPPPGLSGRWFGKALSYQPFHAALGTSLLVAAGATVLALLVGIPAALAIQRRRFRGRKAVEALFLSPAIVPELVLGFALFQQLMVTLRITALGALLIGHTVLLLPYAVRVTGASLAMADPALEEAGRGLGAGPLRTFLHITLPVMTPGIVSAAVLSFLTSFNNVPLSLLLNGPGVSSLPVEMLHYVEFSFDPVVAAVSTLLLAATVLVAVVTERLVGFNKVFSK; this is translated from the coding sequence ATGCGCGGCCGTCCGGTGCTCACCGCGCTGTCCGCGCTGGCGATGGTGTTCCTGCTGGGACCGATCCTGCTCGTCGTGGCGATCGCGTTCTCCTCCGGCGACACGGTGGAGTTCCCGCCCCCGGGCCTGTCGGGCAGGTGGTTCGGCAAGGCGCTGTCCTACCAGCCCTTCCATGCCGCGCTCGGCACGAGTCTGCTGGTCGCGGCCGGGGCCACGGTCCTCGCCCTGCTGGTGGGCATACCGGCCGCGCTGGCCATCCAGCGGCGGCGGTTCCGCGGTCGCAAGGCGGTCGAGGCGCTGTTCCTGTCCCCGGCGATCGTTCCGGAACTGGTCCTGGGCTTCGCGCTGTTCCAGCAGCTGATGGTCACCCTGCGGATCACCGCCCTGGGCGCGCTGCTGATCGGCCACACCGTGCTGCTGCTCCCGTACGCGGTACGGGTGACCGGGGCGTCGCTCGCCATGGCCGACCCCGCCCTGGAGGAGGCGGGACGCGGTCTGGGCGCGGGCCCGCTCAGGACGTTCCTTCACATCACCCTGCCGGTGATGACGCCCGGCATCGTCTCCGCGGCCGTGCTGTCCTTCCTCACCTCCTTCAACAACGTGCCGCTTTCGCTGCTTCTCAACGGCCCGGGAGTCTCCAGCCTCCCGGTCGAGATGCTCCACTACGTCGAATTCTCCTTCGACCCGGTCGTCGCGGCCGTGAGCACGCTGCTGCTGGCGGCGACCGTGCTGGTCGCCGTGGTCACGGAGCGGCTCGTCGGCTTCAACAAGGTCTTCAGCAAGTAG
- a CDS encoding ABC transporter permease produces the protein MSRRAVSGLLLLPGMALLAFGFLYPFGITLFAPPAADDPDVLGKLGSMLGDGYVLEVAARTVRVAALTTAICLLLGFPVAYLISRAPARRQGLLLALAVFPLLLSTVVRTFSWLVILGRNGLISSLLVDLGLADGGTQLLYTEFALVAGLTQLFTPIMILTSYSSLSHVDAKLEEAARGLGASSGRAFRRVVLPLALPGVLVGATLVFAGAVTAFTTPLLLGGTRNRTLATLLYDYANVKLDWGAASAVALIMTALVLAASVVSGRLSKVGAV, from the coding sequence GTGTCACGCAGAGCGGTATCAGGCCTCTTGCTCCTGCCGGGCATGGCGCTTCTCGCCTTCGGCTTTCTCTATCCCTTCGGCATCACGCTGTTCGCGCCGCCCGCCGCCGACGATCCGGATGTCCTCGGCAAACTCGGCTCCATGCTCGGGGACGGCTATGTCCTGGAGGTGGCGGCCCGCACCGTCAGGGTGGCCGCCCTCACCACGGCGATCTGCCTGCTGCTCGGCTTCCCGGTGGCGTACCTCATATCCCGGGCGCCCGCGCGCCGCCAGGGACTGCTGCTGGCCCTGGCGGTCTTCCCGCTGCTGCTGTCCACCGTCGTGCGCACCTTCTCGTGGCTGGTGATCCTCGGCCGCAATGGGCTGATCAGCTCCCTGCTGGTCGACCTGGGGCTCGCGGACGGCGGTACTCAGCTGCTGTACACCGAGTTCGCCCTGGTCGCCGGGCTCACCCAGCTCTTCACCCCGATCATGATCCTGACCTCGTACAGTTCGCTGTCCCATGTCGACGCGAAGCTGGAGGAGGCGGCCCGCGGACTGGGCGCGAGTTCGGGCCGGGCCTTCCGGCGTGTGGTGCTGCCGCTCGCGCTGCCCGGGGTGCTGGTCGGCGCGACGCTCGTGTTCGCCGGCGCGGTCACCGCGTTCACCACGCCGCTGCTGCTCGGGGGGACCCGTAACCGCACCCTGGCCACCCTGCTGTACGACTACGCCAATGTGAAGCTCGACTGGGGCGCGGCCAGCGCAGTCGCCCTGATCATGACGGCCCTGGTGCTCGCCGCGAGCGTGGTCTCGGGCCGGCTGTCCAAGGTGGGGGCGGTCTGA
- a CDS encoding LacI family transcriptional regulator, which translates to MVARETRERVSRAAAEMGFRLNATARALTTGHTGLVGVIVPTLANPFFPPIVTGVQQSLTEAGGNVLLGVCDHSAERERELVTQLGSQVDGLILVAPVNADATLRAFAERLPVVTVDRTAPGLPGVVVDTPGGVRKLTAHLLDLGHRRIAYLGGPPGSWMDRQRRKAALDSVADSGGELTVLDPVPPQFDAGLAAAEHLVRHEAQVTAVMVYSSYVLLGLFMGLGRAGLRVPADISLAASDDLTVIGMTQPGSTALHVPLQEAGSAAGRLVRETPSPGGRPPRIRIPTHLVVRDSTAAPRSDG; encoded by the coding sequence ATGGTCGCGCGGGAGACCCGGGAGCGGGTCTCCCGCGCGGCCGCCGAGATGGGATTCCGGCTCAACGCCACCGCGCGTGCGCTGACCACCGGCCACACCGGCCTGGTGGGGGTCATCGTCCCCACCCTCGCCAACCCCTTCTTCCCGCCCATCGTCACAGGGGTTCAGCAGTCCCTCACCGAGGCGGGCGGCAATGTGCTCCTCGGGGTCTGCGACCACTCGGCCGAACGGGAGCGGGAGCTGGTGACGCAGCTGGGATCCCAGGTCGACGGGCTCATCCTGGTCGCGCCGGTCAACGCCGACGCGACACTGCGCGCCTTCGCCGAGCGGCTGCCGGTGGTGACCGTGGACCGCACGGCGCCGGGGCTGCCCGGAGTGGTGGTGGACACCCCCGGCGGCGTACGGAAGCTGACGGCGCATCTGCTCGACCTCGGCCACCGCCGCATCGCCTACCTCGGTGGCCCGCCCGGCTCCTGGATGGACCGGCAGCGCCGGAAGGCCGCGCTGGACTCGGTGGCGGACAGCGGGGGCGAGCTGACCGTACTGGACCCCGTACCGCCGCAGTTCGACGCCGGGCTCGCCGCGGCGGAGCATCTGGTACGACACGAGGCCCAGGTCACCGCCGTCATGGTCTACAGCAGCTATGTGCTGCTCGGGCTCTTCATGGGGCTGGGCAGAGCCGGGCTGCGCGTGCCTGCGGACATCAGCCTCGCCGCCTCGGACGACCTGACCGTCATCGGCATGACCCAGCCGGGCAGCACCGCGCTGCATGTGCCCCTCCAGGAGGCGGGCAGCGCGGCGGGCCGGCTGGTGAGGGAGACCCCGTCCCCGGGCGGGCGGCCGCCACGGATCCGTATCCCCACCCATCTCGTGGTGCGCGACTCCACGGCGGCGCCGCGGAGCGACGGCTGA